The Malus sylvestris chromosome 14, drMalSylv7.2, whole genome shotgun sequence genome segment TCATACTTTGTCATCATGTTTCTCTTGAATTCCTCCAACATTGGTTGACTATTACCCATGTAcacaatatcatctacatataggGACACAATCAGAATTTCTGTTTCTCCTCTGGTTTTAGTATATAGAGTGGCCTCACTTTGACTCTTTTCAAATCCACATTGAGCAAAGTAAGAGTCAATTTCACTATACTAGGCCCTTGGTGCCTGTTTTAAGCCATACAAAGCTTTATGAAGCTTGTACACTTTGTCTTCACTCCCCTTGATCACAAAACCTTCTGGTTGTTCTACATAAACCTCATCTTCGAGTACTCCATTCAGAAAAGCAGACTTGACATCAAGTAGGTATAGTTTTCAATTCTTCTGTGCTGCCAATGCAACTAATATTCGAATTGTATCGAGTCTAGCCACAGGTGCAAAAGTCTCATTATAGTCAACACCTGGTTTCTGAGCATATCCCTTAGTTACCAGCCTTGCTTTATTCTTCTGCACTAATCCATCAAGGTTAAGCTTGGTCTTGAACACCCATTTAACCCAAATTATAGGTTTATCAGTTGGTCTGTCCACTATCTCCTATGTTGCATTCTTTTCAATCATTTGCAATTCATCTTTCATAGATATCATCCATGATTCATCCTTAGCTACCTCATCAAACTTTTCAGGTTCCATAATGCAGAGATTGCATTGAGCTAGAACATCATCCAGGTTATTCCACCTCAATGGAGTGTGATTAAAGGCTTGAGACTTTCTCATACTGCTACTTATATCACTTGCTAATTCATGAGAAGATAACAAACTTGGTGATTGAGTATGGTCCTGACCTTCAAGCGTTGCTCCAAAGTGATTTACTCTTAGGCATCTCAGATAGCTCATCATGATTAAGCACAGTTACATAATTCTCAAAGACCTTCTTCCACTCCCAAGCTGCATTTTCATCAAACACAACATCTCTCGAGAGTATAAGTTTCTTAGTAAAAGGATCATACACTCTGTACCCATTTTCACAAGTGGCATAACCCACAAATATGCCCTTGACACTCTTTGCATCTAGTTTATGTCTCAACTCACTTGATATGTGTACATAGCACAAACAACCAAAGATTTTGAGATGTGCAATCCCTGGTTTTCGACCACTGAATGCTTCAAAATGAGTTATATCTCTGAGAGCTTTTGTAGGACACATGTTCAGTATGTAGACAGCTTTTGTAGGATAGTTGTGTGTACAGATTCTGCCCACAAATAGTAAGGTAACCCTTTATCATGGAGCATACCTTTTGCCATTTCAACTACCGTTCTGTTCTTTCTTTCTACAACTCCATTCTGTTGTGGAGTATAGGCCATAGAGAGTTGTCTTTGAATACCCTCATCTTCACATAGCTTGTTAAACTCACAAGATGTGAATTCACCCCCTTTGTCACTTCTTAGACACTTTACTTTGAAACCACTATATAGCTCTACCATGGATTTGAACTTTCTAAAACAATTCAATGCATATGACTTGTATCTGAGAAAATAAACCCACATCATTCTTGTGCAGTCATCTATAAGAAGTATGACATATTTATTACCAGCTATGGACTCATTTTGCATAGGTCCACATAAATCCACATGAATCAACTCTAGCGGATTGCTTGCTCTCCGTGCCTGAGTCTTTGGGAACCACTCTCTATGTTGTTTTCCAAGCTGACAGCCTTCACACACTTCATTAACTTCTTCTAAGTATGGAAGTCCATGCaccatttctttctctttgaGTTGTTTTAACCCCCTTAATGCAGATGGCCTAGCCTTTTGTGCCAGGTCCAAGTAGAGTGAGACAAACTGTTTTCAAGGCTATATGATCATCAGGTAATAATGCTAAAGGATAACATCTATTCCTCTTCATCTCTACTTTAATTACAAGACATTCTAGTGAAGGACTATAAAAAATGCTGCACATTTTACCTCCAAACAGCAAATAATACCTCATCCATCTGTCCCACACTCAGTAAGTTCTCCTTCATTCCAGGTAGATACATTACCTCCTTGATGTATTTTCTGCCCTTACTAGTATCAATTATTAGAGTTCCCATTCCAGCTACATTCATAAGCTCACCAGTTGGCATTTGTACTTTGCCTACCACATTTGTCCTTATATCAACCAATAACTTCTCATTTCCAATCTtgtggttactacaaccactGTCAATAGACCATTCACCATTGACAACTGATCCAGAAATAATACTATTTGCATAGAACAAGTTCTTTGTCACCTCTATTTGATTAGCACTGATTTGCCTGTAGTACACTCTCGAGACCAGTGTCCAAACTTTTCACGGTTATAGCATTTAGGCTTCCCCTTATATCTACACTCACCAAAGTGAAACTTAGAGCATACCCTGCACTGTGGTTTTGTAACTGTCGAACCCATTAACTGTGCATTTTATGTAGGACTAGCATGAAATTTCTATTGAAACTTGGGTTTTGAATCCCATTTCTTGCCCTTAGAATTCCAATTCTTCTGAAACTGAGATGGACCAGATTGAGCTCCACTTATATTCTGTCCCTTTGGACTCATTGAGAGATATGTAAATGCCTTTCTAGTAGTATCAACAGTATGCAGATCACACCGTTGTTCTTGGCTCTTTAAGATTGCAATTACCTCCTGCAAGTCTATAGTCTCCAAGCATTTTGTATTTTCTATAACCAAACAGATAGGATCATATGGTTTACTTAAACTAATCAGAACCTTTTGCACAAGTCTCTCATTAGAAAGAGATACACCAAATGTTTTCATCTGATTAATTAAATCATTCAACCTTGTAAGATAACCAGATAAAGATTCATCATCTCGCATCCTAGCATATTCAAATTCTCGTCTaagattttgaagttttacCGATCTAACCTGATCATCACCGTGGTATTCTCTATACAACAGATCCCATGCAATCTTAGCTGAATCAGCATTGGCAATCCGAGGAAAGATCTGGTCAAAGACTGCATTTTGTATGATTCCTAGAGCCTTCGCATCCCTCATGAACACAGtagtcatttcttcatcaactgCATCTTCCGATAACCCTTcagcttcctttttcttcttcgagTCGGGGGTTGTAATCCCCTTTTCTACCAGGTTCCATAACCCAAGAGATTTGAAAACCATTACCATCTTAATTCTCCAGAACTCATAGTTCTCACCGAAGAAGATTGGAGTTCTCACTTCCAAGCTTCTAGATCCAGACATCTTTGGCTTGAATGTTGACTTCTCTTCTCAGATAATTGTTGAATTTCGGCGACCTTCACAAAGCTTCGAGTTAACTCAGTGGCTTCACAGATTCACGCCCAGATTCAATTGATAAAACCTGGCTATGATACCATGTTAGTGTGAAATAATTATTTGAGTTATGCAAAGATGGTGATAAGAAAAGGATTGTGGGATGCAAAAGGAACGAATGTTCTTCTTCTCTATTGCAAAAATGGCAAAGAGGATATATTTCATTTAATGGAAGAATGAGCACGCACATGTGCACTTCACAACCGTTTTTGCCTTAGCTGGATCCACACAAATCATATTTGATCTCAGCCACACATCTAGCTAACTTTTAGGATCACTACACATAGCTATTTTAGCCTTACATAATGGAGCCTCACACTTGTCATTCTATAAGACTAAGTGCATACACAATTAACATTAAAGGCTTCTTATTTTAATCAGCTCATTACTTACAATTCTACAAAAATATGGGAGactaaataatttattttgaaatgattgatgggttttttttttccttcggcTTAATTTGTGATAGATTTGGTGAACAATTTATGGACAATCGCAAAGTCTGGGACAAAGGAGTTTGGAGGCATTGCAGGCAGGGGCATATGTCAGCATGATTGGGCAGTTTGGTGTAGGATTCTACTCTACTTACTTGGTGGTTGAGAGGGTCGTTGTCACAACAAAGCACAATGACTCTGGGAATCTCATGCTAGAGGCTCTTTCACTATCAGAAAGGATGTCAAGGGGGAGCCCTTCGGTAAAAAGACAAAAGTCACCTTCTTCCTTAAGGAAGACCAGTAGGATTTCTTGGAAGAGAGGAAGCTAAAGGAGCTTGTGAATAAGCACTCCGAGTTCATAAGCTATCCTATTTACTTATGGACTGAAAAAAATGTCGAGAAAGAGATTAGTGATGATGAGGGTGAAGATGGAGAGGGagtggagaagaaggaagatgaGGGCAAAGTTGAGGAGGTGGGCCAgaggacaaggacaaagaaggGAAGGCCAAGAAGAAGGTTAAGGAGGTGAGGCATGAGTGGGAGCTGATCAATAATCAGAAGCCGATTTGGCTGAGGAAGCCAGATGAGGTTTCAAATGAGGAATATTGTTCCTTCTACAAGAGTCTCACTAATGATTGGGAGAACCCTCTTGCTTGGAAGCACTTTTCTGTTGAATGGCAGCTCGAGACATTCTATTTATTCCAAAATAAGCTCCATTTGATCTTTTCGACACGAGGAAGAAGGTGAACAACATCAAGCTCTATGTGAGGAAGGTGTTTATCATGGGCAACTGTGAGGAGCTCACCTCGGATTTGTGAAAGGTGTTGTAGATTCTGACGATTTGCCACTTAACATTTCTCGAGAAATGCTGCAGCAGAACAAGATTATTAAGGTTATTAGGAAGAATCTGGTCAAGAAGTGCATTGAGCTGTTCAATGAGATTGCTAAGAATAAAGAAGATTATATGAAGTTTTACGAGGCTTTCTCTAAGAATATCAAGTTGGGAATCCATGAGGACAACCAAAACAGGCGTAAGTTGGCTAATTTGCTCAAGTACCACTCCACGAAGAGCGATGATGAGATGACAAGCTTGAAGGATTATGTTACGAGGATGAAGGAAGGCCAAAATCACATTTACTACATCACCGGTGAGAGTAGGAAGGCAGTGGAGAACTCACCCTTCTTGGAAAGGCTCAAGCGGAAAGGGTATAAGGTGATTTTTATGGTTGATGCCATTGACGAATATATTGTTGGGCAATTGAAAGAGTACGATGGGAAAAAGCTCGTGTCACCAACCAAGGAAGGGCTTAAGCTCGAGGACGAATCAGAGGAAGAGAAGcagaaaaatgaggagaagAAACAGTCGTTCGAGAACCTGTGCAAGACGATCAAGGACATTCTTAGGGAGAGAGTTGAGAAGGTGGTGGTGTCTAATAGAATTGTGGACTCGCCTTGCCGCTTGTTGACCGGAGAATACAGGTGGACAACCAACATGGAGAAGATCATGAAGGCTAAGGCTTCGAGGGACAACACCATGAGCGGTTACATGTCCAGCAAGAAGATTATGGAGATTAACCTTGACCAAGGCATAGTGGAGGAGCTAAGGAAGAGGGTTGACACTGATAAGAATAACAAGTCAGTGATGGAATTGTGCTGCTGTTTTATGACACTGCTCTTCTGACTTCTGGTTTCAGCCTTGATGATCCCAACAGCTTTGCCGGGAGAATTCACAGGATGCTGAAATTGGGTCTGAGCATCGACTAGGATGACACCGAGCTAGTCAATGACATCGACGTGCCTCCGGCAGAGGAGAATAAGATTGAGGAGAGTCAGATGGAGGAAATCGACTGAGCTTTCATTAATAATCTGAAGCCTACGTGTCGATATCGAATGTTACTCGTGTGTTTTTATTCATGTTTCTTGTAGAGCACGTCTTAAGATCTTTTTAGGATCTGTTTAATGTTGGTAACTTTCTGTTTAAATGTTAatgatctttctttttcttgagtAGGAGTCTTTCCTGTTGCTTTTCTGTGTAAATCGAACTGTAAACTAGATCCAGCAGTTTCTGACACGGCACGATGACACGacatgaaaacgacacgaaaataacgggtttcgggtcaacacgataacttatcgggtgttcttaacgggtatacatGTGGGTAACACGTAGGTAACCCATTTCGACctattaagaaaaaatttattttgataattttagtttaattactaaaaaatttattataaaatacaatagccatattaatatatacaatatattctatattaaatatatagttttgtattattattctatataagttaaaaaaaaaagtttttgtcattatttatttttattataagagttccttattatcgttactaggataaattttacttaatatgttgttaaaaattaaaataaactaatatagtatttgtataggcaagaactaagaagacatatatacacatatgaaaaatgtgaaagaatatataaacactcgcgattcatcattattcctccacgagtagataatggttacacttgcATTAtcgtttaaatttttaaaatcctccaaacctttgtgaataatgttttttatttgagggcaaaattaataaattaataataattattgtagaagtgttaaaaatgcaaaaacaaatatacaatcactcatagtgacaagctttacaactttcatgaaagggtccgcttcgaaatccaacactataattcataaaccttaaatttatatttaaccgtcgattaccatttacgctttattcttcttactaaatttcattttttaaattttcttttttgaaaacatgatcatctggcagatgtaagaagatgaacggttcagatctttgatatcacgtttcgatatttacggttaactgaaatatgagtcgatgttttatagtttgtagaaactttataaacatcaagtaatattttcactaaccgtaaaactctaaatataatatcaatgattcaaaccgttcatcttcctgcatcctctaattgatcaagttttcaaaaaacaaaattagatgagaacaatgaagcataaatgtaaacaacaatcaacggttaaattttgatctatgatttatatgattatagtggcgaatttcgaagttaaactcttcataaaagttgtaaagcttgtcattatgagcatttatgtattttttatatatttttttacacttccacattaattaaaaaactattaaagactttaggtaagtaaaaatatacttaaaagaaaaatgcgtttttatgttttggatgtgacaatatggtatgtatatacttatttagtattatgtttttcatttgattatttattggtttaaaatatattttccttaacgggtaacaggTCGGGttatattacctgttaatattatcaggtcaATTTCGGGTCAGGTCATTttacctgtttattttaactggtattacacgacacgacccgttaagatatcgggtatgacacaaaaacgacacgaacacgaaaaacacgacacgaatatCAGGTCTACTGCAAACCTCCaaccaagtctccaaccaactgAAGACCGAATGTTGTTAAACCTAACCAACCAATCAAAATGCTCGTTCACTCAAGGAAGAGTAAATTGTAACTATTgtccttcaactttaatcaaattggagcaatggtttctcaaccaaaaatctattatcattggtccctcagctcattaaaatgtgtagctatggtcttttttgtcaacttcattagaattttgtcaaaataagttatgttggaaggatcattgctacaattgaggttcctcaactcatcaaaacgtgtagctatggtcattttcgtcaacttcgttagaattttgtcaaaatgtgttatgttggaatgaccattgcgataattgagttaaaattgagagatcattgctccaattaggttaaagttgagggaccaatagtaatagatttttagttaagaGATTATAGTTGcccgttttgatgagttgagagatcAATGGTCATGAATTTAATGTTGATGGATCATTGCTCCTACTGAGTTAAAGTTAAAAGAtaattgttacaatttactcaTCAAGTAACAAAATATAGGGCTCGTTAAGTGCATTTAAAAATGACTAAAAACACTTTTGATTAGAGTtgcttttggaacaaacctTACTAAGAATGTAAGTGAATCCTGAGAGTACATAAGTCGTGCTTTTtacaggaagcactttaagtgcttttaaaacctaaaagcacttttacctAAAACGCTTTCagtaattttaaaaacactttcaaacgagTCCATATTCTCCAAGCAAAATCCTCTCTTGAGCTCAGGATGGGATCCTCCTAACTAACCCATATGAGCCATTCAAACTTAATCCAATGgttgcaattattataacttttaaagagtCTGTCTATTTAAAACcgttagattaaatttgaacggTCCAGATGGACTGGTCAGAAGGATCCCAtcctgagctcaggagaggatcctcttcccctCACTAAACCAACTAATCAATGTATGTTCTGCTCCGACCATTTGGGGTCCAAACTCTACTGGTGTATAAACCAAGGACTTCACAGACCTTCGGAAACTCTGATCTATAACTCATGTTTGAAGCAAATAATTATAAATCATTCATAGAGAAATTGATCCAAGATTTATATAGATAGGTGAGCAAAAGAAACAATTTTGCAGAGTGAGATTCAAAGACCgagaagaacaaagtaaacatctAATACAATCCCGCGACTATTTCAAATGTAACCGATTTAACAAAAACTGCTACGATCTCCGAATATAGAATGTCATCTTGTTCTCAAAATCCAGCCTCAGGAAACCGAGCACTGATCAAGAAACAGCTCCCTTAAGAAAGGTTAGAGCCGCTAGCCGGGCCTGCACCGAAACCACCAGCTCCACGACCGAAGCCTGGCCTTCCACCAGGACCCTGCAATTCAGAAGCAATAAGCAAAGATAAGTTTTAAAGGTTTTCATACTCAGCAATATCGACCAAGCCATGGCATATAATAAGAAAGGAAGATAACCGGGACTATTTCTACACCATGACTAAACAATGACTGAAGAAATAATTCAAAGTTCACAACGAGAACTATTGCAGCCAATTTGATGAGTCAAATTTCAAGCAAGCAAATGGATTGTATTCCTATAGTGAGTAAATCATCTTATCACGAAACACAAATGGGCAGTTTAAATGTAAATTTATTGAGGTATCAGTAAAAAATGTAGATAGTAAACAATTCAAAACTTTCAAGAATAGCAAACTCCGTGGCCATTGAAAGGCAATTACTCTACAGCCTTGTAAACAGTAAAACACGAGACAAATTATTTGGCAACAAAAACAGTTACCCCAAAAGCAGGCCTGTAATCAGCAGGAGCTCCACCCTTATCGCCAAAGTCACCCCCAGGCGCACGGGGTCCTCCACGGTACCCATCCCTGTCACCACCGAATCTACGCTCTCCATCAAAGCGAGATGGGCCACTGGAACAGATAATCAACAAACCCAAATTTTATTCCAAAAAATCATAGGAGTTAAACAAGTAACTACACAAAGAGTTCAAAACCATGTCGAGATATATCGGCAGAATAAAAATAACTATTGCTAATCGAACAAAACAACTCCTACTTACATGACCAAAATTATATCTGCTAACTCGCCTGTTAGTTAAAACGCAAAACAAGGATCAACCGAGTTGATAAGCATTTCAAGAATCCATTATGGCCAAATTAAGTAACAATCAATTGCAGCACTCTCTGTGAACTAATTAACTATTGCAACCCTTCTGCAGCTGTTTGCAGAATTCCAAACTAAACGATTTAGTCGTAGGATATCAAATtcaatcaatcaaacaaacttCCTACACAAAATACTTGAATATAACAACTTATCAGCAACCTAACAACACAAcccaataaattaaaataaccattaagaATTAAAATGCGAACAATATACAAATCAACAGACACAATCACCAACAATGAATAGGAAACGAATGGATTACCGTGGGCGGTCACCAGAGGGGCCCATTGGGCGGCCAGCCGGCTTGGCCTGCTTCTTCAAAGTTGCAGGGACAATCTCAGAAGGAAGATTGAGGTAGTTCCTCAAAAACTCGATACCGTCATTGGTAAGGTACCAGTAGTAATGCATCCAAGCAAAAGTTTCTCTCACATACTCCTTCGACTTAAAGCTCTGCATCAGCTTAATCACCTGCAGGTTCGGCACATCGATATCGGGATGCTTCGCCAAGTTATAGTCCTTCTTTGCATAGCAAACTCCCTCTgctcaattgaaaaaaaaaaaaaaaaaattaaaacctaatCTTCGCATAGCAAACTCCCTCTGATCAAATTaaattcaacaaaataaaaaaaaaatggaaaaaaattaGCAACTTTAAttagaaaaattaacaaaaatctaatCTTTATTGGGTACCTTGAAAGAGGTACTTGGAGATCTCGCGACGGTTCTTCTCTGAAATTATCTAcgatagaaaaataaaaagccaAAGAAATAGATCAGAGAAataagcagaaaaaaaaatctcttctcTTATCATTTCAGTTTCTGGGGAACCAAACAGAGGACAAGAGAAAATACCATGGGTTCGGATGAGCTGACGACGAAGAGAGGGAAGAGACGGCGGCGAAGGTCTGATGTCTCTGGAACTCTTATCGTCTGCTGTGTGgagaaaaccctaaaattctgATGTGTGCGATTTGTAGTAGGTTCTCGGGTAGTAAGATATGGGCTTTGAATGTAGTGCGCTAGTGGGCTTTAGCCTTTGAATTTAGTGCTTTAGTGGGCTTTGAGGAACTTATGTTCTTGCAACTTACTCATGAGCTTGGCCCCTTACTtcctttattttcttgtttggtttctttttttaaaaaaaaaaaaattagtaaaattAAATTCCTATTCTccgtttattttcaattttttttttccattgaaaATTTGACTTATTCTTTTTTCATACTAGCATATGTCTACACACTTTCTGTGTGAacatgttttatttttgtttttaaaatagaaatgagagagggagagagagagagcgccgGAGTGGGAGTGGGAGTTGAgagagaggtttttttttttttatttattattttttaatattagataTATGTTAAAGTCATTTGTATGTAAGGCTTAAATAAAACAAAGTGCTACTATACTCACAccactttttattaaattttgaatGACTAATTTATCTTCTCATAACATGACATATAAGGACAGTAAAAAAGGAAGCGTCCTTCCCTTGTCCCTAGTGATTTAGCACAGCCCTCGCATCGCTGTTTTATCATCTCATTCGAGTTCTTTCAGTCCTTTCCAAAACTCCAACCTCCAGAATGGACAACACGATTAAGCATGCTATTGTGATCAAGGTTATGTGACATATTGGATCTCGTGGACAGATGACACAAGTGAGGGTCATGTTTTTGTTACTTTGTGTCGGTGAACGgcgaggagagagaggaagggggTGAGGCATTTGGAGGGAAGGCAATTATTATGAAATGAGATGCCACTGCCGTTGCCACTGCCAAAACTGTTAGCCAGGCACCGGCAGAGCATGCAAATTGCAATGGAGGTCAAGAGTGTGCATGGTTGTATCAAGTGAGATTGgcattttcctttctattttGTTCAAAATTGTTAAACAATAGTCCCATGTTGATTAGAAGTATATTGTAATCTGTCAAAGAATGTGATCATTGTAATCTTGTGTATTTGATATAGATGGGAACTCAATATCCCAGCAAGACTCTTATTACTCAAACTAATTATTTATACCGATGAATGCAGCAATGAAAGCCAACGCTTCCATCATATTTGGGAATAttataattcaatgaattgAAAATAGAATGGAGAACATGTTATAGGAGAAGGAAATCAAGCATTGATATGATAGGACATGGACTTTAAGCGGCCATTACTGATCGGAATAAAAGGCTAATGAGCAGGGCGTTGGGGGGAAGGGTGCTTTGGGAATAACGGTGGGTGGGAAAATGATATagatttctttttactttttatggtGCATGGAAATATAAGGTGTGTGACAATATAGGACAATTGGGTGGGTATATTAgcattcaataaaaaacagtaaaatttagttttgtgaaattacattattgtccataattttttgttgtgatagaagactaaatagtcttttcaccctattttggttgacaaagagagttTTGTTAATAGGTAGTTTTAGATACAGGGAGGGGAGATATCCAACAATTTACAATATTATTACTAAACTAAGAACTATTTGgtaaaattttacaattttttgtgCATTAGGAACATAAGGTGGTATATCACGTATTATAATATAAATGGACAATGTGGTTTAATGTGTCTCTTAGGGCATATTTTTCAATATCCCCTCACTAATattgtgacacgtggtgtatcgACTTATGTTCTAATACACTGGAAAAAAAATGGTTTACAAcgctaataaaaaaattcacatatatatgtttgAATTTATGGTTTTGatacattgaaaaaaaaaagttcattaacgtgcttatttcttattagtgacatatcatttaatttttaaatttaattttaaattttagtatCCCTAGCATTACGCTTCGAGAAAAGATGAAGTATTAAATGCACAAATAAGGAGGCCTGCTCTAGTTCATCTTTGTTTCTCTTATTGTAGCaaataaaaaccccaaaaatctCAGATGAGTTGGGAATCTCTTTGTTAGTTCAATCATTTGAATAAAGGTTAATTTCGTTGGACCGATCCTTTACTTGGGAGTTGTTCTGTGGAATGTAGCAGCTAAGCTTGTGTTATTTAATTAGGTTTTGCCATTTCATCTTTACACACCATCAACCGAAGGCCCCGTTCAGAAAGAGTGGAGGGGGTGTCCATGAACCAATTTGAGCACATGTTTATGTGTGTTTTAGGGATTTGAAGGAGAGGTCATAACAAAACTAATACCATCATAACAAAACTAAGAAAACAGGAAATGAAGAACAGCTAGagaatgttggaaatgtgccttaaaaccaatcatatgatgatactttacagacatttcacatgttaaactaatatagtttaatttaaagggcaaagattattgtttgaagccgtctcatataaatgttatcgcttaaacgataagtccaaggaatatgtaattgggagaatgcagtctaaagaagttagattcatgagaccattctcttttgtatacatatcctaaacgttcctgatcataggattgccaattaggcattaaCAGTACGTTAAgctcagtacgtgctatgtcttctcttagggagagtgactggtctcgagtcattggtgtgactgacaccaagacaagtacgtaggtgctcaatagagaatgagttcactgaacgcgatcaacaaggagttctcatactcatgtcacatgagaactcatg includes the following:
- the LOC126599994 gene encoding 40S ribosomal protein S10-1-like — protein: MIISEKNRREISKYLFQEGVCYAKKDYNLAKHPDIDVPNLQVIKLMQSFKSKEYVRETFAWMHYYWYLTNDGIEFLRNYLNLPSEIVPATLKKQAKPAGRPMGPSGDRPRGPSRFDGERRFGGDRDGYRGGPRAPGGDFGDKGGAPADYRPAFGGPGGRPGFGRGAGGFGAGPASGSNLS